The Paroceanicella profunda genome contains the following window.
GCGCCGAGGTCCGCGTCCACCCGCTCGGCATAGCGCGACAGCAGCGCATCGGCGAGCGCGGATTTCTCCGGGAAGAAGCGGTAGAGCGAGCCCACCGCGGTTCCGGAACTCCGCGCGATCTCGCTCATCGTCGCGCCGGCGTAGCCCTTCTGCGCAAAGATCTGCGCGGCAGCGGAGAGGATGGCCTCCACCCGTTCGCGCCCCCTGCGCCGTTTCGGGGCAACTGCCATTGACTTCGGGGCGGACATCCTCACCTATTCCGCTATGCGAGACTTTCCTCGCATAACACCCTCTCCGCGACCTGTCATCCGCCATGACACGGCCATCCGCATCGGGCTCCGCGGCCCGCGCTCCAAGGTTCCAGCATGATCACACTTGCCCCCGCCGCCACCGCCCTCGTCCTGATCGACCTGCAGGAAGGCATCCTCGGGATGCCGCTGGCACCGCGCTCCGGCGCCGAGGTGCTGGCGGCGGGGCGGGAGATGGCCGCGCGGTTCCGCGCCGCGGGGGCGCCGGTGGTGCTGGTGCGCGTCGGCTGGGCGGCGGACTTCGCCGATGCCCCGCCCCGCGCCGTCGACCAGCCGATGCAACTGCCCCGGGGCGGGCTGCCGGAGAGCTGGTCCGCGCTCGCCGAGGGGCTGGCGCAGCCCGGCGACATTCTGGTGACCAAGCGGCACTGGGGCGCCTTCCACGGCACCGACCTGGACCTGCAGCTCCGGCGGCGCGGCGTGCGCAGCATCGTCCTGGGCGGGATCGCGACGAATTTCGGTGTCGAATCCACCGCGCGCGCCGCCTGGGAGCATGGCTATGACGTGGTGCTGGCCGAGGACCTGTGCACCAGCGCCGCCGCGGAGCTGCACGAGATGAGCGTCACCCGCATCCTGCCGCGCATTGCCCGGGTGTCTGCCGCCGCCGGGGTCCGGCTGGCGGCGGCGTGAGGCCGGGGATGACCGGCGGCGCCACGCCTCCCCCTCCCGCCTCGCGGCTGGCCCGCCAGCCGCTGGCGGCGCAGATGCTCCTGCTGGTGCTGCTGTCGGTGGCGGTGGTGGCACTGATGGAGCTGCTGCACCTGCCCGCAGCCCTGCTGCTGGGCCCGATGATCGCGGCCATCGTGATGGCCTCCGGCGAGGGGCGGGTGCGGATTCCGCGGCTGCCCTTCCAGCTGGCGCAGGGGGTGATCGGCTGCATGATCGCCCGGGTGATCAGCCCGGACACGCTCTCCGAGGTGCTGGCGGACTGGCCGATCTTCCTCGCCGGCGTGGTTTCGGTGATCGCGGCCAGCGCGATCCTCGGCTGGCTCCTCGCGCGGGCGCAGGTGTTGCCGGGCACCACGGCGGTCTGGGGCTCGGCGCCCGGGGCGGCCTCGGCCATGGTGTTCATGGCCGAGGCGCATGGGGCCGACGTGCGGCTGGTTGCCTTCATGCAATACCTGCGCGTGGTGCTGGTGGCCGCCGCGGCCTCCGGCGTGGCGCGGATCTGGATCGGGGCCAGCGGCGGGGCGCCAGCGCCCGAATGGTTCCCCGAAACGGACTGGCTCGCCCTGGCGCAGACCCTCGCGCTCGCCTGGGGCTGCGTGGCGGTCTCGGTGGTGCTGCGCTTTCCCTCCGGCCCGTTCCTGCTGCCGCTGGTGCTGGGCGTGGCGCTGCAGGCCTTCGGGCTGATCCGGATCGAGCTGCCGCTCTGGCTGCTGGCGGGAAGCTATGCGCTGGTGGGCTGGAGCATCGGGCTGCGCTTCACCCGGACCATCCTGCGCCACGCGATGCGCGCCCTGCCGCGGCTGGTCGCCTCCATCCTGCTGCTGCTGGCCATCTGCGGCGGCTTCGCGGCGGTGCTGGTGGTGTTCGCCGGGGTCGATCCGCTCACCGCCTATCTCGCCACCAGCCCCGGCGGCGCGGATTCGGTGGCGATCATCGCCGCGTCGAGCGAGGCGGAGGTGGACGTGCCCTTCGTGATGGCCATGCAGACCACGCGGTTCCTGGTGGTGCTCGTCACCGGCCCGGCGCTGGCGCGGATCATCGCGCGCATGGTGACCCGGCGCCTCGCGGCCGCCGACGCAGGCTGACACCGGGCGCTCGCGCGGGAGGAGAGGCCCGCCCCGCAGGGGCGAGGGCCGACGAACTCCCCTCCCGCCCCGGGAGGGGATGAGGAGGGCCTTCCCCGCGATGGTCCCGGGCTCGATGGGGGGAGGCGGCGCCCCGGCCGGCGTGGTGCGGTCCGCGCGGGCGTGGCAGAGACGGCCCCTCCGCGCGGCCCGCCGCGGGGGGACCGGGCGGGAGCGCTCCCGCCCGGCCACGGCTCACACGAAGGCAAGCGAGAGCGCCGGCACCAGCGTCACCAGCAGCAGCGCCACGATCAGCGCCGCGAAGAACGGCCAGCCCCGGCGCATGAACTCCGGAATCGACACGTTCGTCAGGCTGCACACCAGCAGCATCACCGTGCCCACGGGGGGCGTCAGCGTGCCCACCGACAGGTTCAGGATCATCACGATGCCGAAATGCACCGGGTCGATCCCGAGCTGCTTGACCACCGGCAGCAGCAGCGGCACCAGGATGATCATCAGCGCCGTGCCCTCGATGAACATGCCCAGCACCAGCAGCAGCACGTTCACGATGAGCAGGAACACGATCGGATTGTCGGTGAGGCCGGTGACGAACTCCGCCATGCCCACGCCGGCGCGCTCCATGGAGAAGATCCAGGCCAGCGCCGAGCTGGTCATGATCACCAGCAGCACCGCCGAGGTCTGCCGCGCCGTCTCCGACAGGGCGGAGCCCACGTCGGCGAGGTTCATGCGCCGGTAGAGGAAGAAGCCGATCAGCAGTGTCACCACCACGGCCACGGCACCCGCCTCGGTGGGGGTGAACACCGAGAGGCGGATGCCACCGATCACCACCAGCACCAGGAACAGCGCCGGCCAGGCCAGCAGCAGCGTGCGCCCCGTCTCGGCCATGCTGGGCCGCGCGGTGCGGGTGGGCCTGTAGCCCTCGTGCCTGGCCACGAAATAGGTCGTCACCAGCAGCAGCGCCGCGCAGAGCAGCCCGGGCAGGATGCCGGCCACGAACATCGAGCCGATGGAGACATTCGCGATCAGCCCGTAGATGATCAGCGCGATGCCCGGCGGGATGATGGGCGTGATCAGCGAGGAGGCCGCGGTGAGCGCCGCCGCCGTGCCGCGGTTGTAGCCCTCCTTCTCCATCTCCGGCACGATCATCCGGCACATCATGCCGGCATCCGCCAGGTTGGAGGCCGAGAGCCCGCCCATCAGCGTGGAGAGCATCACGTTGGTGAGGCCGAGCCCGCCGGTGAAGCGGCCCACCAGCAGGTCCGCCACCTTCAGCAGCCGCTCGGCGATGCCGGTGGAGCCCAGCAGCGTGCCCAGCAGCACGAAGAAGGGAATGGCCAGCAGCGAGGCGTTCTGCGTCGGCGCGATGATGCGCTGCACGGCAATCTGCAGCGGCATGGAGGCGAAGAACACGAAGTAGATCAGCACTGCCGCGAACATCGCGAGGTAGAGCCGCATGTTCAGCGCGAACAGGCCGAACATGATGGGGATGATTACAAACCAGGTCATTCGGTGTCAGCCCCTCCGGCGACGATACGGGCCTTGCGCACCAGCGCGGCGATCACGAAGAGCGCGATGCCCGCGGCCCCCACGGTGAGCGCGATGTCGAGCCAGAACCAGGAGATGCGCAGGATCTGGGTGGACTTGTACTTCGCGGATCCCGCCAGCTCCCAGGACAGCCAGCCCATGGCGCCGAGCAGCCCCAGCGAGGCCAGCCCCACCACGATGCCGACCAGGGCTTCCGCCCGCCGGGGCAGCACGGCGACGATGAAATCGATGGTCAGGTGCTGCTTGTCGCGCTCGCAGGCAATGGCCCCGATCATCACGATCCAGACCATCAGCAGGCCCGAGATCTCCTCGGTCCATTGCAGCGGCGCGCCGGCGATGTAGCGCATGCCCACCGAGGCGACCGTGGTGCCCACCAGGACGACGAGCAGCAGCGAGGCGACGAGAACCGCCAGCTGTCCGATATACTTCATGGAATTATCCGATCGTTGAAGGAAAACGGGCGGGCCCGGCAGGGCCCGCCCGGAGCGGTCTCAGCGGAGCGCTCAGTCCTTGAGCTGGGCCTGGATCTCCTCGTAGAGGCCCTCGGACCACTCGGGGAATTCCTTGTAGACGGCCATGGCCTTCTCGCGGAACGGGGCGATGTCCGGGTAGATCACGGTCACGCCCTGGGCCTTCATGTCCTCGATGATCTTCTCGTCCTGCGAGGCGGCGAGCTCCTGGCTGTAGAGGCCGGCCTGGTAGCCGGTGTCATGCAGCATCTGCACCACTGCGGGGTCCAGGGTGGAGAAGAACGCCTCTCCCCCCAGCCACAGCGAGGTGTTGTTGAGGTAGGAGATCATCGAGAGATACTTGGCCTGCTCGTGCAGCTTCTGGCCGTAGAGCACCGGCAGCGGGTTCTCCACGCCGTCGATCACGCCCTGGGTGAGCGCGGGATACACGTCGCCCAGCGGCATCGGGGTGGGCGTGCCGCCCATCGCCTCGATGGCGCGGATCTGCATGATGTTGTTGGGGGTGCGGATCTTCATCCCCTCCAGGTCGGCCGGGGTCTCCACCGGCTTGTTCGCCAGAAGCTGGCGCGTGCCGTAGAGGTAGTTGTTGATCACGATGTGCACGCCCTTCTCGCGCAGCTCGGCGTCCTTCTGCTTGAACCAGTCGCTGCCGTAGATGTTGAAGAGCTGCTGCGGGCTGTCCGTCAGATAGGGGCCGAAGAGGATGCCCAGGTCCGGGTCGTAATCGGTGAGGAAGCCCACGTCGGCGATGGTCACCACGTTCACGCCCAGCAGGGCCTGTTCGATCACGTCCTGCTTCGCGCCAAGCTGCGAGGACGGGTAGAGCTCCAGCTCCACGTCGCCGCCGGAGGCCTCGTGCACGAGGTCCTTCCAGCGGTGCATCACCATGTCCACCGGCTCGCCCGGGTTGTTCTCATAGGCGACCTTGAGGGTCACGCTCTGGGCGAAGGCCGGTGCGGCAAGCACGGCAAGCGCTGCGGTGGCAAGGCCGAATGCGAAAGATTTCATAAGGTTCCTCCCGAAGGGATGGTCGTGTGTTGGCTCGAGGCCGGGCACGGGGCCCGGTCGCCCGCCGGAACCCCTGCACGCAGGCGCCCCGGGCGGGAGTGTTGCGCGCCTGACGGGCGGTCGGGCGCGATGGCGGGCCGGCAGGCCCCGGCGCGGGGGCCGGGGCACCGGGGCGCGGACGGACGGGGCCCTGCGTCGGGCCCGCCGGATGGCACTGCGCAGCTCATGCGTCGCGCTCCCCCGCGGCGGGAGCAGCGGGCGCGGCGGGCTGCTGCGTGGCGAGAACCTCGCCGGAATGGTCGAAATGGGTGTTCAGCGCCTCGGCGATGCCGGCGGCATCGCGCACCCGCGCGGCGGCGATGATGCGGGCATGCTGGTCATGCGCCTGGTCGGTGTCCGGCTTCCGGGTCTTGCCGACCTCGAGGTAGAATTTCAGCGGCATCGACATCACCTGGTACATCCGCTGCACCACGGCGTTGCGCGCGCCCAGCACCAGCCCGAGGTGGAAGGCGAAATCCGCCTCCGCCGCGTCATGCGCGGTAAGGGCGGAGGCCATCCGGGCGTTCTGCACCTCCAGCGCGGCCAGCTCCGCGTCGGTGATGCCGGCGGCGATGGCCCGGGCGGCGCCGGTCTCCACGATGCGGCGGAACTCCAGCACCTCGCGGTAGGCGGAGAGCGAGCGGTCGAAATGCTGGGTGAAGGCCTCGAACATCGGCTCGAACCCCGGGGTGCGCACGCGGGCGCCGCGCTGGGTCTTCTCGATGAGGGAATAGGCCTCGAGGTAGATCATCGTCTCGCGCATCGTGTTGCGCGCCACGCCGAACCGCTCCGCGAGCTCGCGCTCGGTGGGCAACATGTCACCCGGGGCATACTGCTCGGCGATCTCGCGCCTCAGCAGCTCCAGGACGTGGCCCACGGCCGTTTTCCGACTCATGCCTCCGGTTCCTCCCGCAGCCGACCCGGGCAGCTTCCGTGCCTCTGGTCCTATTGTTGGACCAGTGACTACCGGTGATTCGCGCTTTGGTCAAGTTTCGGAAAGGGGGTCCGGGGGGACAGAATATTGCGATCAGGTTAACGACTCAGGGCAGAACCGCCTCGTCCTCGCCCCATTTCACCGAGCGCAGCAAGGTGTGGCGGGCCGTGCGCAGGTGATCCTCCAGCCCGCGCAGCACCGCGGCCGGGTCCCGCGCGTCCAGGGCGGTGAGGATGGCCATGTGCTCCAGGGCCGCGGCATGGTTGCGCTCGGCCTCATCGCGCTTGTTCCAGCGGTAATGATAATGGACCACCATGGCGATCATCCGGTTGAAGTCGGTGATGAACCGGTTGCCGGCGGCGGTGCAGATCATCCGGTGGAACCGCTCGTCCAGCGGGGGGAAATCCAGCACGTCCGTCTCGCCGGAGATCAGCCGGCAATGCTCCTCCGTCACCTGCTCCAGCCGCTCCCAGTGCGGATGGCCGGAGGGCAGGTCCAGGAAGGCGCGGGCGGCGCGCAGCTCGTACATCTCGCGGATGTCGAACATCTCCTGCGCGAAATCCCGGGTGAACCCCTCCAGCACCCAGTGCCGGTTCGGCCGCTTGGAGATCAGCCCGAAGCGCGCGAAGCGGATGAGGAACTCGCGCAGCGCCGCGGCGGAGACGTTGAAGCGCCGGGCCAGGTCCGCCTCGTTGAGCGTGGTGCCGGGGGCGAGATCGCCCTTCAGGATCCATTCCATGAAGGCCGCCTCGATGCGCCCGGCGGTGGAACTGGTCTCCTCAGGGCCGAACCGGTCCGCACCGCGCGGCCGGCGCAACAGTGTCTTGTGGCGCCCCTCCCAGGAGACGATGCCCCGCTCCGACAGCCGCGCCAGCACGGCGCGCACCGTGGTGCGGCTGACGCCGAGCGTCTCGGCCATCCGCGTCTCCGGGCCCAGCACCATGCCCGGGCTCAGACGGCCCAGGTCCTCCAGGCAGCGGTTGAACACATCCTTGAAGACCTTGTTGTCTCTGGCCATGGACCATGTCTCCGGCGGGCTCGGGAAAGGGGCCGGCATCTCTCCCACAAAAAACAATTGACGAAAAGGGTTTTTAATAAATAAAAGACCAAAACTGGCGCGGTCGGGATCGAGCGCGCCTCCGCACACGAAGGACATTCCGACATGACGATGAAAGCGCTCCTCTGCGAGCAGCCGGGCACGCTGACCCTTACCGAACGCCCCCGCCCCGCGGCCGCCGCCGGAAAGCTGCGCGTGAAGGTCGAATACATCGGCATCTGCGGAACCGACTACCACATCTACGGCGGCCAGCAGCCCTTCCTGCAGTACCCCCGGGTGATGGGCCACGAACTCTCCGGCCGCGCGATGGAGGCCTCCGCCGACGGGCGCATCAAGGAAGGTGACCTGGTGGTGGTGAACCCCTACCTCGTCTGCGGCACCTGCCATGCCTGCGAGATCGGCAAGCCCAACTGCTGCCAGAACATCGCCGTGCTGGGCGTGCACACCGACGGCGGCATGTGCGAGGAGATCGTGGTGCCGGAAGCCAACCTCTACCCGGTCGAGGGCATGGAGGCGAAGGCGGCGGCGATGGTCGAGTTCCTCGCCATCGGCGCGCATGGCGTGCGGCGCTCGAAGCTCGCCAAGGGCTCGAAGGCGCTGGTGGTGGGCGCGGGCCCGATCGGCATCGGTGCCGCCCTCTTCGCCGCGATCGAGGGCGCCGAGATCACCCTGAAGGACACGTCCGAGGCGCGTCTCGCCCTCGCCGCCAAGGTGCTGCCTTCCGCGAAGACGGAGCTCGCGAAGCCGGCCGACCAGTCCGACGACCTGCTCTCCTACGACACGGTGTTCGACGCCACCGGCAACATCCACGCGATGAACGCGGGCCTGAACTACCTCGCGCATGGCGGCTCCTACGTGCTGCTCTCGGTGGTGAAGGGCGACCTCTCCTTCGCAGACCCCGAGTTCCACAAGCGCGAGACCAC
Protein-coding sequences here:
- a CDS encoding FadR/GntR family transcriptional regulator is translated as MSRKTAVGHVLELLRREIAEQYAPGDMLPTERELAERFGVARNTMRETMIYLEAYSLIEKTQRGARVRTPGFEPMFEAFTQHFDRSLSAYREVLEFRRIVETGAARAIAAGITDAELAALEVQNARMASALTAHDAAEADFAFHLGLVLGARNAVVQRMYQVMSMPLKFYLEVGKTRKPDTDQAHDQHARIIAAARVRDAAGIAEALNTHFDHSGEVLATQQPAAPAAPAAGERDA
- a CDS encoding GntR family transcriptional regulator — translated: MARDNKVFKDVFNRCLEDLGRLSPGMVLGPETRMAETLGVSRTTVRAVLARLSERGIVSWEGRHKTLLRRPRGADRFGPEETSSTAGRIEAAFMEWILKGDLAPGTTLNEADLARRFNVSAAALREFLIRFARFGLISKRPNRHWVLEGFTRDFAQEMFDIREMYELRAARAFLDLPSGHPHWERLEQVTEEHCRLISGETDVLDFPPLDERFHRMICTAAGNRFITDFNRMIAMVVHYHYRWNKRDEAERNHAAALEHMAILTALDARDPAAVLRGLEDHLRTARHTLLRSVKWGEDEAVLP
- a CDS encoding AbrB family transcriptional regulator, producing the protein MTGGATPPPPASRLARQPLAAQMLLLVLLSVAVVALMELLHLPAALLLGPMIAAIVMASGEGRVRIPRLPFQLAQGVIGCMIARVISPDTLSEVLADWPIFLAGVVSVIAASAILGWLLARAQVLPGTTAVWGSAPGAASAMVFMAEAHGADVRLVAFMQYLRVVLVAAAASGVARIWIGASGGAPAPEWFPETDWLALAQTLALAWGCVAVSVVLRFPSGPFLLPLVLGVALQAFGLIRIELPLWLLAGSYALVGWSIGLRFTRTILRHAMRALPRLVASILLLLAICGGFAAVLVVFAGVDPLTAYLATSPGGADSVAIIAASSEAEVDVPFVMAMQTTRFLVVLVTGPALARIIARMVTRRLAAADAG
- a CDS encoding TRAP transporter large permease; this translates as MTWFVIIPIMFGLFALNMRLYLAMFAAVLIYFVFFASMPLQIAVQRIIAPTQNASLLAIPFFVLLGTLLGSTGIAERLLKVADLLVGRFTGGLGLTNVMLSTLMGGLSASNLADAGMMCRMIVPEMEKEGYNRGTAAALTAASSLITPIIPPGIALIIYGLIANVSIGSMFVAGILPGLLCAALLLVTTYFVARHEGYRPTRTARPSMAETGRTLLLAWPALFLVLVVIGGIRLSVFTPTEAGAVAVVVTLLIGFFLYRRMNLADVGSALSETARQTSAVLLVIMTSSALAWIFSMERAGVGMAEFVTGLTDNPIVFLLIVNVLLLVLGMFIEGTALMIILVPLLLPVVKQLGIDPVHFGIVMILNLSVGTLTPPVGTVMLLVCSLTNVSIPEFMRRGWPFFAALIVALLLVTLVPALSLAFV
- a CDS encoding zinc-binding alcohol dehydrogenase family protein: MKALLCEQPGTLTLTERPRPAAAAGKLRVKVEYIGICGTDYHIYGGQQPFLQYPRVMGHELSGRAMEASADGRIKEGDLVVVNPYLVCGTCHACEIGKPNCCQNIAVLGVHTDGGMCEEIVVPEANLYPVEGMEAKAAAMVEFLAIGAHGVRRSKLAKGSKALVVGAGPIGIGAALFAAIEGAEITLKDTSEARLALAAKVLPSAKTELAKPADQSDDLLSYDTVFDATGNIHAMNAGLNYLAHGGSYVLLSVVKGDLSFADPEFHKRETTLIGSRNALKADFDHVLACIRDGLVPSDALATHETSFEDAVTNLPEWANDRGTLIKALIRV
- a CDS encoding C4-dicarboxylate TRAP transporter substrate-binding protein, translating into MKSFAFGLATAALAVLAAPAFAQSVTLKVAYENNPGEPVDMVMHRWKDLVHEASGGDVELELYPSSQLGAKQDVIEQALLGVNVVTIADVGFLTDYDPDLGILFGPYLTDSPQQLFNIYGSDWFKQKDAELREKGVHIVINNYLYGTRQLLANKPVETPADLEGMKIRTPNNIMQIRAIEAMGGTPTPMPLGDVYPALTQGVIDGVENPLPVLYGQKLHEQAKYLSMISYLNNTSLWLGGEAFFSTLDPAVVQMLHDTGYQAGLYSQELAASQDEKIIEDMKAQGVTVIYPDIAPFREKAMAVYKEFPEWSEGLYEEIQAQLKD
- a CDS encoding TRAP transporter small permease, with translation MKYIGQLAVLVASLLLVVLVGTTVASVGMRYIAGAPLQWTEEISGLLMVWIVMIGAIACERDKQHLTIDFIVAVLPRRAEALVGIVVGLASLGLLGAMGWLSWELAGSAKYKSTQILRISWFWLDIALTVGAAGIALFVIAALVRKARIVAGGADTE
- a CDS encoding hydrolase translates to MITLAPAATALVLIDLQEGILGMPLAPRSGAEVLAAGREMAARFRAAGAPVVLVRVGWAADFADAPPRAVDQPMQLPRGGLPESWSALAEGLAQPGDILVTKRHWGAFHGTDLDLQLRRRGVRSIVLGGIATNFGVESTARAAWEHGYDVVLAEDLCTSAAAELHEMSVTRILPRIARVSAAAGVRLAAA